The following is a genomic window from Fusarium verticillioides 7600 chromosome 5, whole genome shotgun sequence.
ACTGGAAAGTTGTGGTTTCGTTGTCGAAAGGGTTGGGACTTTGGAAAAGATTGTTGGACTTGGCTCAACGTATCTCGGTCTTGACAAGGCAGATGAGCAGTTTGACTACGTTGTCAATGGCCCTCTGACTGCCTCAATCGTAACGGAAGAGTTGAGAGTTAAAGGGAGGGAATATTTTAAGGAAGAGTGGCACAATGCTGCAGATGATGGCAAGGTCGAAGTATCTGATATTTTCTACGTCTATATCGCCAGGAAGGTTTGATATGCGAGTGTTTTGAATATTCCCAAATCTATCTCACATTTTTGCCTTAACTTTCTGAGCCTTCCCTCGGATGGATATCCTTGGATGATCACCAGCGAGCTTCAACCCAGTCACtctctccagctcatccacGGCCTCGAATGCACGACCAAGGTTCACCTTTATTGTTCGCAGTCCTTGCCTGCGTGCCTCCTTCAAATTCTCCCCGATGTCATCGAGAAAAATTACTTCCTCTGCCTTGATACCAGCCTCCCAGTTCAAGCTTTTCCCCCGAGCTGAAAGAGCATTGGCTTTCGCGAATTCGTTTACTCGGTCGAGCGCCAGCTTATAAATGGCCGGATCTGGCTTTCGCATTCCAACATGGGCGGAAGAAATGAAGACATCAAATATCTGCCGCACAGGCTCGTCAAAGAAATGGTCCAGGTGGAGTTTATGCCCTGGCGGAAAGATGACGGTATTGCTCAGCGCTGCGAGAATGAATCGCCtatcctccttcaactttcTCAATGCTGGGAACATCCATGGGTCAGGGCTGTTAGAAACGGTCATCATCTCGTTGAAAAGCCATTCTGCATCGATTGAGGGAACGGGAGGGGTTTCCTTTGGGAGACTGGGGTTTTTGCTTTGCTCTCGCTCATAGAAGGTTTCCCATCTGACGGTATCATGAAGGTCTTGGCTGAAGCCCCTGAAGAACTCTTCATTCATCTCGATTTCTCCTTTTTCCAAACGATGCCAGAAGCCATTGGGAGCAGTCCTGGATATCGAATAGTTGACCCACCCTGGAGGGATCCCCAGGCTTAATTCATAGTCGAGGATTGCTTGGAAAGGAGAAACGACCTGGAAGAGTTAGTAATCATGTATGTGGGATAGTCGACTACGTTTCTAGAATCGAGGCGCCCAGAGCCTCGAGAAGTAAAGTGCAATCGGCGGTAAACATCACGTCTCGAACCACTTACACAAACACCCCCTATATCGAACAACaggactttgagcttggactCTGACATGATATCCGGCTTGACAGATGGAAAGGACTAAGCTTGTATGTACGCGACCAGACAATTAATACAAGTCTCTGAAATATGTAAGAACTCAACCTTCCAACTACTAAGGTACTCAACGTATTCTTGCCATCAGAATTCTATCCCAACAACGACTCCACCGAGGCTTGGGGTATCCGAGGAGCCTCGGCAGATCCCCCATCTAGGTTGGCGTCTGGgggagataagataagataaaagCCTGCAGACACGTGACCATCCATATCCTCGTCCCCAACCCAGGTCCAAACTGGAGCAAATGAAGCTAAGCGATGTATTAGGGCTATATCCCCCACCATTGAGAATTTACGGCTTATTCCTCTCTCAGCACCAACTCTCCAAACTTCAACACTCAAGTCGTCGTTGAGCAAATACCGTCAAGATGGTAAGTTGAGGCCTATCGCAAGGGAACATCTTGGCCCAAGAATTCCCTTGGtgtttttttacttttacgGCAGAAATGCCAATTGCTCTGAAAGAGTCACCGCAAGTTGCTTCggaaggagaagagcatCTGAAGCGCAAATTGCTGACTCGGGGATTTTGTGACAGGTCTTCCACAAGTTGGTGAAGAACAGCGCGTACTACAGGTGAGTTCACACTGGGGTTCCTCTTCACCTTGAGAAATTGCTGACACTCTCGTAGCCGCTACCAGACCAAGTACAAGCGCCGCCAGCAGGGCAAGACCGATTACTACGCCCGAAAGCGCCTCATCAcccaggccaagaacaagtaCAATGCTCCCAAGTACCGCCTGGTCGTCCGCTTCACCAACAAGGACATCATTTGCCAGATCGTGACCTCTGAGATCTCTGGCGACAAGGTCTTTGTCTCTGCCTACTCGCACGAGCTCAAGGCCTACGGTATCGAGCACGGTCTCACCAACTGGGCCGCCGCTTACG
Proteins encoded in this region:
- a CDS encoding microsomal epoxide hydrolase; translated protein: MSESKLKVLLFDIGGVCVVSPFQAILDYELSLGIPPGWVNYSISRTAPNGFWHRLEKGEIEMNEEFFRGFSQDLHDTVRWETFYEREQSKNPSLPKETPPVPSIDAEWLFNEMMTVSNSPDPWMFPALRKLKEDRRFILAALSNTVIFPPGHKLHLDHFFDEPVRQIFDVFISSAHVGMRKPDPAIYKLALDRVNEFAKANALSARGKSLNWEAGIKAEEVIFLDDIGENLKEARRQGLRTIKVNLGRAFEAVDELERVTGLKLAGDHPRISIRGKAQKVKAKM